Proteins encoded by one window of Martelella endophytica:
- a CDS encoding ComEC/Rec2 family competence protein codes for MKTPTSGDDAAAAPERFLGTARGNLTRLMEEELAFGRAFLLAPVAIAAGAIWWFSRAEAPAFWALMLYGTLFIIAAVLLRHARALIRLTTAACALFFAGALFAALQTDRLSTVMLDSPVVTHVTGIVAEREKTTSGWRYVVDVSATDDPVIHRPPQRVALVARGNKPPVAVGGGISGLARLSPPSAPALPGLVDFGFLSYFDGIGAIGYFYGPPEPAAMAANAPKPGAVMLAIAELREAIAARIRAVLPGESGAFANAIITGERRAMGAETLDALRNAGLAHVIAISGLHMALAAGIFFTSLRLLLALSVHGAEAFATKKVAAIAALAAAFFYLLVSGMQVSAQRAFLMLAIMLIAALFDRPAISLRNVAVSALVILALSPSEASGPGMQMSFAATAALIAGYSLWQRSGSRRHAESRRNGVIRILFLFAAGIVLTALIGGLSTAPFAIAHFQRVAGYGLLGNLLAMPVITFIVMPAGLAAMLTMPLGLHGPFLHVMGAGLDWVMATAHWVKQLGGAFSTGKAPAGFLLLFTAGFVPFVLLRTRLRYVGVVPMLLAFGLFARAGDHSAVRILVSEDGDLVAIVRNTSAAVSDKRPPAFIYEQWQTALALEETVPPIMVEPGEPFIDATDRRARLDDNAAWRRGRAELAGLVSEALLTPDRFYCKKDLWCVAAPDGLVVVQALHPALVGLACDVGDIVISLYRTGYQTCRSGRFLVTPQMRREAGAIVFTLAPAFGLSEKAEVHDGITTVRPLSGEGARKHACTVVTIAPSVTTLAREWSRHRLYDWRSGDFRSPIALPERLVISGSDESGRPACPEP; via the coding sequence TTGAAAACGCCGACGTCGGGAGACGATGCAGCCGCAGCGCCCGAGCGGTTCCTGGGCACTGCCCGCGGCAATCTGACGCGGCTCATGGAAGAGGAACTCGCCTTTGGCCGCGCCTTTCTGCTTGCGCCGGTCGCGATTGCAGCGGGGGCAATCTGGTGGTTCTCGCGAGCCGAGGCGCCCGCTTTCTGGGCATTGATGCTCTATGGCACGCTCTTCATCATTGCCGCAGTCTTGCTGCGACACGCGCGCGCGCTGATCCGTCTCACCACGGCTGCCTGCGCCCTGTTCTTCGCCGGCGCGCTCTTTGCCGCGCTGCAGACCGACCGGCTTTCGACGGTGATGCTGGATTCGCCGGTGGTAACCCACGTCACCGGCATTGTCGCCGAGCGCGAGAAGACGACCTCCGGCTGGCGCTACGTCGTCGATGTTTCAGCGACGGACGATCCCGTCATCCACCGCCCGCCGCAGCGGGTGGCGCTTGTGGCGCGTGGGAACAAGCCGCCGGTTGCGGTCGGCGGCGGCATTTCCGGCCTTGCCCGCCTGTCGCCACCATCCGCACCGGCGCTGCCCGGCCTCGTCGACTTCGGCTTCCTCTCCTATTTCGATGGCATCGGCGCGATCGGCTATTTCTATGGTCCGCCGGAGCCGGCGGCGATGGCCGCAAACGCGCCGAAGCCGGGGGCGGTCATGCTTGCGATCGCGGAATTGCGCGAGGCGATTGCTGCCCGGATCCGTGCTGTGCTGCCGGGCGAATCCGGTGCGTTTGCCAATGCCATCATCACCGGCGAACGGAGGGCAATGGGGGCCGAAACGCTCGACGCGCTGCGCAACGCCGGCCTTGCCCATGTCATCGCCATCTCCGGACTGCATATGGCGCTCGCCGCCGGCATCTTCTTCACAAGCCTTCGGTTGCTGCTGGCGCTTTCCGTGCACGGCGCCGAGGCGTTCGCGACCAAAAAGGTGGCGGCCATCGCCGCGCTGGCGGCGGCGTTCTTCTATCTTCTCGTGTCCGGCATGCAGGTCTCCGCCCAGCGCGCCTTCCTGATGCTCGCGATCATGCTGATTGCCGCGCTGTTTGACCGTCCGGCGATCAGCCTGCGCAATGTTGCGGTCTCGGCGCTCGTCATTCTGGCGCTGTCGCCCTCTGAGGCCTCGGGTCCCGGCATGCAGATGTCGTTTGCCGCCACGGCGGCGTTGATCGCGGGGTACAGCCTCTGGCAACGCTCGGGCTCCCGGCGTCATGCCGAGTCGCGGCGCAACGGCGTGATCCGCATCCTGTTCCTGTTTGCCGCCGGCATCGTGCTGACCGCGCTGATTGGGGGGCTTTCGACCGCGCCCTTCGCCATAGCGCATTTCCAGCGCGTTGCCGGTTATGGCCTGTTGGGCAATCTTCTGGCGATGCCGGTGATCACTTTTATCGTGATGCCGGCTGGGCTTGCCGCGATGCTGACGATGCCGCTTGGCCTGCACGGGCCGTTCCTTCATGTCATGGGGGCAGGGCTCGATTGGGTGATGGCCACCGCCCACTGGGTGAAACAGCTCGGCGGGGCATTTTCCACGGGCAAGGCGCCGGCGGGTTTCCTGCTTCTGTTCACCGCCGGTTTCGTGCCCTTCGTGCTCCTGCGCACGCGCCTGCGCTATGTCGGGGTCGTGCCGATGCTGCTGGCATTCGGGCTTTTCGCCCGGGCTGGCGATCACAGCGCGGTCCGCATCCTCGTCTCCGAAGATGGTGATCTCGTCGCCATCGTGAGGAACACCAGCGCTGCCGTCAGCGACAAACGGCCGCCCGCCTTCATCTACGAGCAATGGCAGACCGCGCTCGCGCTTGAAGAAACCGTTCCGCCAATCATGGTCGAACCCGGCGAGCCCTTCATTGACGCCACCGATCGCCGCGCACGTCTGGACGATAACGCTGCCTGGCGTCGCGGGCGCGCCGAACTTGCCGGCCTGGTCAGCGAGGCATTGCTGACGCCTGACCGGTTTTACTGCAAGAAAGATCTATGGTGTGTGGCTGCACCGGACGGCCTTGTCGTGGTCCAGGCGCTGCATCCAGCCCTCGTCGGCCTTGCCTGCGACGTCGGCGATATCGTGATCAGCCTCTATCGTACCGGCTACCAAACCTGCCGAAGCGGCCGTTTTCTGGTCACCCCGCAAATGCGACGCGAGGCCGGTGCCATCGTCTTCACGCTGGCACCGGCTTTCGGCTTATCGGAAAAGGCCGAGGTTCACGACGGGATCACCACGGTCAGGCCGCTATCGGGGGAGGGGGCGAGAAAACACGCATGCACCGTCGTCACCATAGCACCCTCGGTCACGACGCTTGCACGAGAATGGAGCCGCCACCGTCTCTACGACTGGCGAAGCGGCGACTTCAGGTCGCCGATCGCCTTGCCGGAAAGGCTGGTGATCAGTGGTAGCGACGAATCAGGCCGACCAGCTTGCCCTGAACCTTGA
- the lexA gene encoding transcriptional repressor LexA — protein MLTRKQQELLFFIHERMKESGIPPSFDEMKEALDLASKSGIHRLITALEERGFIRRLPNRARALEILRMPDSFVAQQPPRRGFSPSVIEGSLGKKAEVAAPKAVSSDSGSTEVPVMGRIAAGVPISAIQENTHNMAVPADMLGAGEHYALEVQGDSMIEAGIFDGDTVIIRNINTAAPGDIVVALVNDEEATLKRFRRKGASIALEAANPAYETRIFAADQVKVQGKLVGLIRRYH, from the coding sequence ATGCTGACGCGTAAACAACAGGAACTCCTGTTCTTCATTCACGAGCGAATGAAGGAGTCCGGAATTCCCCCTTCCTTCGACGAGATGAAGGAGGCGCTTGATCTTGCTTCCAAATCCGGCATCCATCGGCTGATTACGGCTCTTGAGGAACGCGGCTTCATCCGCCGCCTGCCAAACAGGGCCCGAGCGCTGGAAATCCTGCGCATGCCGGACAGTTTCGTCGCCCAGCAGCCGCCGCGCCGCGGCTTCTCCCCCAGTGTCATCGAAGGCAGTCTCGGCAAGAAGGCAGAGGTCGCCGCGCCCAAGGCTGTGAGCAGCGACAGCGGCTCCACCGAAGTTCCGGTGATGGGCCGGATCGCGGCCGGTGTGCCGATTTCGGCCATCCAGGAAAACACCCATAACATGGCCGTTCCGGCCGACATGCTGGGCGCAGGTGAGCATTACGCGCTGGAAGTCCAGGGTGATTCGATGATCGAGGCCGGGATATTCGACGGCGACACCGTGATCATCCGCAACATCAACACGGCGGCTCCAGGCGATATCGTCGTTGCACTCGTCAATGACGAAGAGGCGACGCTGAAGCGCTTCCGCCGCAAGGGCGCATCGATCGCGCTCGAGGCTGCAAACCCGGCTTACGAGACCCGCATCTTCGCCGCCGATCAGGTCAAGGTTCAGGGCAAGCTGGTCGGCCTGATTCGTCGCTACCACTGA
- a CDS encoding DUF982 domain-containing protein, with amino-acid sequence MTRLIAFWTSPVHIRAKDGHTLTIEGPSHAEDVLKSRWPVKQGPHFENALELCVRAGEQPGHLGQARDAFVAAALEAGMLQTSRKQTLKTMARKLNLGLPSAASA; translated from the coding sequence ATGACCCGTCTCATCGCCTTTTGGACGTCCCCGGTTCACATTCGCGCCAAGGATGGCCACACCCTCACGATCGAAGGCCCTAGCCATGCTGAGGATGTTCTCAAGAGCAGATGGCCGGTCAAACAGGGTCCGCACTTCGAAAACGCCCTTGAGCTTTGCGTGCGCGCTGGTGAGCAGCCCGGCCATCTGGGCCAGGCCCGCGATGCATTTGTCGCGGCCGCTCTCGAAGCCGGCATGCTGCAGACGTCGCGGAAGCAGACGCTCAAGACGATGGCCAGAAAATTGAATCTCGGCCTCCCTTCAGCCGCCAGCGCCTGA
- a CDS encoding RNA methyltransferase: MAGTNSERTMIAEGPVVILVNPQLGENIGMVARAMANFGLAELRLVDPRDGWPSETARAAASKADHVIDGARVFDRLEDAIADLNFVYATTARSRDGFKPVRGPTVAARTLRQRFTAGERTGILFGRERWGLSNEEVALADEIVTFPVNPAFASLNIAQAVLLMSYEWMKSGMADEAETPFQAVEQTPATKEDLFGFFGHLEDALDARGYFRPADKRPRMIENLRSVFTRRAMSLQEIHVLRGVISSFDRYRRKENDDND; the protein is encoded by the coding sequence ATGGCAGGAACGAATTCGGAGCGCACCATGATTGCCGAAGGACCGGTGGTCATTCTGGTCAATCCGCAGCTTGGCGAGAACATCGGCATGGTGGCGCGCGCCATGGCCAATTTCGGACTGGCGGAGCTCCGCCTTGTCGACCCGCGCGATGGCTGGCCGAGCGAGACGGCGCGGGCCGCCGCCTCCAAGGCCGATCACGTGATTGACGGCGCCCGAGTGTTCGACCGGCTCGAAGATGCGATCGCCGACCTGAACTTCGTCTATGCGACGACGGCGCGAAGCCGTGACGGCTTCAAGCCTGTGCGTGGGCCGACCGTTGCCGCGCGCACACTGCGGCAGCGTTTCACCGCCGGCGAGCGGACGGGCATCCTGTTCGGGCGTGAGCGCTGGGGGCTCAGCAATGAGGAGGTGGCGCTTGCCGACGAGATCGTCACTTTCCCGGTCAATCCGGCCTTTGCATCGCTCAACATTGCCCAGGCCGTGCTGCTGATGTCCTATGAATGGATGAAATCCGGTATGGCGGACGAGGCGGAGACGCCGTTCCAGGCGGTCGAGCAGACGCCGGCCACCAAGGAGGACCTGTTCGGCTTCTTCGGCCACCTTGAGGATGCCTTGGATGCGCGCGGTTATTTCCGCCCTGCCGACAAGCGACCGCGCATGATCGAGAACCTCCGCTCAGTCTTCACGCGCCGAGCCATGAGCCTGCAGGAAATCCATGTTCTAAGGGGTGTTATCTCCTCGTTTGATCGCTACCGGCGCAAGGAGAACGACGACAATGACTGA
- the murI gene encoding glutamate racemase: MTEAAGPVLVFDSGIGGLTVLREARMLMPERRFVYVADTAAFPYGDWDEEALLAHILALFERLIEDIRPVCVIIACNTAFTLAGAALRARFTEMDFVGTVPAIKPAAERTVSGLISVLATPVTVKRDYTRTLIESFASHCHARLVGSRYLAALAEDYICGIEVSDKALWDEIAPCFVEEEGRRTDIVVLACTHYPFLANRFRKLAPWPVDWINPAEAIALQARRVIGRHGGADAISGPNPDFAVFTGNASPAMKRLMQGFGLSVAPPA, from the coding sequence ATGACTGAGGCTGCCGGCCCGGTCCTGGTGTTCGATTCGGGCATTGGCGGGCTCACCGTGCTGCGCGAGGCGCGGATGCTGATGCCGGAGCGCCGCTTCGTCTACGTTGCCGACACCGCGGCCTTCCCCTATGGCGACTGGGACGAGGAGGCGCTGTTGGCGCACATCCTTGCGCTTTTCGAACGGCTGATCGAGGATATACGGCCCGTCTGCGTCATCATCGCCTGCAATACCGCGTTCACGCTTGCGGGCGCTGCATTGCGGGCGCGGTTCACCGAGATGGATTTCGTCGGGACGGTTCCCGCCATCAAGCCGGCCGCCGAACGCACCGTGTCCGGTCTGATCTCGGTTCTGGCTACGCCGGTCACCGTCAAGCGCGATTACACCCGGACGCTGATCGAAAGCTTCGCCAGCCATTGCCACGCCCGGCTTGTCGGCTCCCGCTATCTGGCCGCACTTGCCGAGGACTATATCTGCGGCATCGAGGTTTCAGACAAGGCATTGTGGGACGAGATTGCGCCGTGCTTCGTCGAGGAGGAGGGGCGGCGCACCGACATCGTCGTGCTCGCCTGCACTCACTATCCTTTCCTTGCCAACCGGTTTCGCAAGCTCGCGCCGTGGCCGGTGGACTGGATCAACCCGGCAGAGGCAATTGCCCTGCAGGCCCGGCGGGTGATCGGCCGGCATGGCGGCGCAGATGCCATCAGCGGCCCCAATCCGGATTTCGCCGTCTTCACGGGCAATGCCAGCCCGGCGATGAAACGGCTGATGCAGGGCTTCGGCCTTTCCGTCGCCCCGCCTGCCTAG
- a CDS encoding Nramp family divalent metal transporter — MSDLPSKRPSLTDRTNTAIEQALASGKVRPRAALLFAGPAVIASIAYVDPGNYATNIQAGAGYGYALLWVVLFANLIAMLFQALSAKLGIVTGRNLAEVCRDEFSKPVVIIAWIVSEIAAMATDLAEFLGGAIGLALLFDMPLMAGMGVTAVVTYGILLFESRGFRPMELIIGSLIGVISLCYVVELFIAPIAWGEAGFHLVRPDIPDATALAIAVGIIGATVMPHAVYLHSGLTQHRVAVKNDSEKRRVLRFSNVEVVLALAVAGVVNMAMVMMAASAFHNGHSEVAEIETAYHMLTPLLGGAAAAAFLISLIASGISSSVVGTMAGQMIMQGFIGFRIPIWLRRLITMVPAFVVVALGVNATEALVVSQIILSIALPVPMISLVIFTRSRKVMGEFANGRLIGALAIIGAAAVLSLNLVLLAQTFGVPIPGLD, encoded by the coding sequence ATGTCAGATCTGCCCTCCAAGCGCCCGTCACTGACGGACAGGACCAACACGGCCATCGAGCAGGCGCTCGCATCCGGCAAGGTGAGGCCGCGCGCGGCGCTGCTCTTTGCCGGCCCTGCCGTGATCGCCTCGATTGCCTATGTCGATCCTGGCAACTACGCGACCAATATCCAGGCCGGCGCCGGCTATGGCTATGCCCTGCTTTGGGTGGTGCTGTTTGCGAACCTGATCGCCATGCTGTTCCAGGCACTGTCGGCCAAGCTCGGGATCGTCACCGGCCGCAATCTCGCAGAAGTCTGTCGCGACGAATTTTCCAAGCCCGTGGTCATCATTGCCTGGATCGTCAGCGAGATCGCGGCGATGGCCACGGATCTCGCGGAATTCCTCGGTGGTGCCATCGGCCTCGCGCTGCTGTTCGATATGCCGCTGATGGCGGGCATGGGTGTCACGGCGGTTGTCACTTATGGCATCCTGCTGTTTGAAAGTCGCGGCTTCCGCCCGATGGAGCTGATCATCGGCAGCCTCATCGGCGTCATCAGTCTTTGCTATGTCGTGGAGCTGTTCATTGCCCCGATCGCCTGGGGTGAGGCCGGCTTCCACCTGGTGCGGCCGGACATTCCGGATGCGACCGCGCTTGCAATCGCCGTCGGCATTATCGGCGCCACCGTCATGCCGCACGCCGTCTATCTGCATTCGGGGCTCACCCAGCATCGTGTGGCCGTCAAGAACGACAGCGAAAAGCGGCGCGTGCTGCGCTTCTCGAACGTCGAGGTGGTGCTGGCACTGGCCGTTGCGGGCGTCGTCAACATGGCGATGGTGATGATGGCGGCGAGCGCCTTCCATAACGGCCACAGCGAAGTCGCCGAAATCGAAACCGCCTACCACATGCTGACACCACTGCTCGGCGGCGCGGCGGCGGCCGCCTTTCTGATTTCGCTGATTGCCTCGGGCATTTCCAGTTCGGTCGTCGGCACCATGGCCGGCCAGATGATCATGCAAGGCTTCATCGGCTTCCGCATTCCGATCTGGCTGCGGCGGCTGATCACCATGGTGCCGGCCTTCGTCGTCGTGGCGCTTGGCGTGAATGCCACCGAGGCACTGGTGGTGAGCCAGATCATCCTGTCGATCGCGCTCCCCGTGCCGATGATTTCGCTGGTGATCTTTACCCGCAGCCGCAAGGTGATGGGCGAATTCGCCAATGGCCGTCTCATTGGTGCGCTCGCCATCATCGGTGCAGCCGCCGTTCTTTCGCTGAACCTGGTGCTGCTCGCCCAGACCTTCGGCGTGCCGATCCCCGGCCTCGACTGA
- the mntR gene encoding manganese-binding transcriptional regulator MntR — MTEDDRTADAEAADRFSKVRSERASALLEDYTELIADLMAEHGEARIADIARSMGVAHPTATKAVARLKREGLATSRPYRGVFLTPAGEAMAEEARQRHGIVRDLLLAVGVPAEAAELDAEGIEHHVSHDTLQAFAAFLERKN; from the coding sequence ATGACGGAAGATGACAGAACGGCGGACGCAGAGGCGGCCGACCGATTTTCGAAGGTTCGCTCGGAGCGGGCGAGCGCGCTTCTGGAGGATTATACTGAACTCATCGCCGATCTCATGGCCGAGCATGGCGAGGCCCGCATCGCGGATATCGCCCGCTCCATGGGCGTGGCCCATCCGACCGCAACCAAGGCGGTGGCGCGCCTGAAGCGGGAAGGGCTCGCGACCTCGAGGCCCTATCGCGGCGTGTTTCTGACACCCGCCGGCGAGGCCATGGCGGAGGAGGCGCGTCAACGCCACGGTATCGTCCGCGACCTGCTTCTGGCCGTCGGCGTTCCGGCTGAAGCGGCCGAACTTGATGCGGAGGGGATCGAACACCACGTCTCGCACGATACGCTGCAGGCTTTCGCGGCCTTTCTCGAACGCAAGAACTGA
- a CDS encoding YciI family protein — MVHHPIMTKYLISFPAEAMVLSDADLERAVVDSHAVIEEAKAAGVYVFGGGIDEQVDPVLVSADHTVSVSVYPGSRLNGGFTVLELPSREAAIEWAAKIAAACRCPQELRAFMYNPAS, encoded by the coding sequence ATGGTTCATCATCCGATCATGACCAAGTATCTGATTTCCTTTCCGGCCGAGGCCATGGTCCTCAGCGACGCCGATCTCGAGCGCGCCGTCGTCGATTCGCATGCTGTGATCGAGGAAGCCAAGGCCGCGGGGGTCTATGTCTTCGGCGGAGGGATCGACGAGCAGGTCGACCCCGTTCTGGTGTCAGCCGACCACACCGTGTCCGTTTCGGTCTATCCGGGAAGCCGACTCAATGGCGGATTTACAGTTCTGGAGCTGCCCTCTCGCGAGGCTGCCATTGAATGGGCTGCCAAGATCGCTGCAGCCTGTCGCTGCCCGCAGGAGCTTCGCGCCTTCATGTACAACCCGGCAAGCTGA
- a CDS encoding DUF1127 domain-containing protein, with translation MTEIDSTASPMLLCTLRRASARLMRTVFVHWPQRRRQRLVLLQLSDDHLRDIGVTPDEARQEAGRPFWD, from the coding sequence ATGACCGAGATCGATTCAACCGCATCCCCCATGCTTTTGTGCACACTCCGGCGCGCTTCGGCACGGCTGATGCGGACAGTCTTCGTCCACTGGCCACAGCGGCGACGCCAGCGACTGGTGCTGCTCCAGCTTTCCGACGACCACCTGCGCGATATCGGCGTCACCCCCGACGAGGCGCGGCAGGAAGCCGGGAGACCGTTCTGGGACTGA
- a CDS encoding ArsR/SmtB family transcription factor, whose protein sequence is MTNMVSANTLASVAALIGDVARANILSALLGGRALTAGELAQAAGVSPQTASGHLARLVDGGLVSADKQGRHRYFRLASNEIADLLEQLSAVSAAGPRRYRPTGPKDEAMRVSRTCYDHMAGTIAVALTDALVEGGHVEIEGRSGIVTEKGSAYLQGFGIPLDRAGESRRVFCRACMDWSERRYHLGGWLGAAVLLRCEELHWVRPVKDSRALRLTRAGQAGFSEVFGLREEVLRIVT, encoded by the coding sequence ATGACGAACATGGTCTCAGCCAATACGCTCGCATCCGTCGCCGCCCTGATCGGTGACGTCGCGCGGGCCAATATCCTCTCCGCCCTTCTCGGCGGACGGGCCCTGACGGCGGGCGAGCTTGCACAAGCGGCCGGCGTTTCGCCGCAGACGGCAAGCGGCCATCTCGCGCGCCTTGTCGACGGCGGGCTGGTCAGCGCCGACAAGCAAGGCCGGCATCGCTATTTCCGCCTTGCCTCGAACGAAATTGCCGACCTTCTCGAGCAACTGAGCGCCGTTTCCGCCGCAGGGCCGCGCCGCTACCGGCCGACCGGACCGAAGGACGAGGCGATGCGGGTGTCGCGAACCTGCTACGACCACATGGCGGGAACCATCGCGGTGGCGCTGACCGATGCGCTTGTCGAAGGCGGCCACGTCGAAATCGAGGGCCGCTCCGGGATCGTGACAGAAAAGGGGTCAGCCTACCTTCAGGGCTTCGGCATTCCGCTGGACCGCGCCGGCGAAAGCCGCCGTGTCTTCTGCCGCGCCTGCATGGACTGGAGCGAGCGGCGCTATCATCTCGGCGGCTGGCTTGGCGCTGCGGTGCTGCTGCGGTGCGAGGAACTGCACTGGGTTCGCCCGGTCAAGGACAGCAGGGCGCTGCGCCTCACCCGGGCCGGGCAGGCGGGGTTCTCCGAAGTCTTTGGCCTGCGCGAAGAGGTGCTGCGCATCGTCACATAA
- a CDS encoding ATP-binding protein has translation MQVDIDMGTTSTGDVAKLDIEELLATRLLVQGNSGSGKSHLLRRLLEQSAKWVQQVVIDPEGDFVTLSDAFGHIVVDAERSEGELIGIANRIRQHRVSCVLTLEGLELEDQMRAAATFLNALFDADRDYWYPVLTVVDEAQMFAPTAGGDVIEEVRRQSLGAMTNLMCRGRKRGLAGVIATQRLAKLAKNVAAEASNFLMGRTFLDIDMARAADLLGMDRRQAEQFRDLKRGNFVALGPAMSRRPQKVTIGPVETSARSSSPKLMPLPDKPEDVEDLIFTPDPEDLARQATAPRRVTPRPRPTVEIIDQLSKSSETSEVHEPRGPRVAVMSDEEKADWIAMTLSEITGNPDSAFRSDSELYQDFLMRGRMKRISGAPLSMSAFRRRLAIARSGADAAMVESEAWQMALTLLDHVTDDLQGVFLMLVKAALAGEPCPSDPMIARAYGTHSTRRARRFLDWFEEQGLVVLHTEPGGKRIVAFPDLDRQTEGGDPDAPVETVERRDAAE, from the coding sequence GTGCAAGTCGACATCGATATGGGAACGACATCGACGGGTGACGTGGCCAAACTCGATATCGAGGAGCTGCTCGCGACCCGTCTTCTGGTGCAGGGCAATTCGGGCTCGGGCAAATCGCATCTTCTGCGGCGTCTTCTCGAACAATCGGCGAAATGGGTGCAGCAGGTCGTCATCGATCCCGAGGGCGACTTCGTCACGCTTTCCGATGCCTTTGGGCATATCGTCGTGGATGCCGAGCGCTCCGAAGGCGAGCTGATCGGTATTGCCAACCGCATCCGCCAGCATCGCGTTTCCTGTGTTCTGACGCTTGAAGGTCTGGAGCTCGAAGACCAGATGCGCGCCGCGGCCACCTTCCTGAATGCACTGTTCGATGCCGATCGCGACTACTGGTACCCGGTGCTGACCGTGGTCGACGAAGCGCAGATGTTCGCGCCGACCGCCGGCGGCGATGTGATCGAGGAGGTCCGCCGCCAGTCTCTCGGTGCGATGACCAACCTGATGTGCCGCGGCCGCAAGCGCGGGCTGGCCGGCGTGATCGCGACTCAGCGGCTGGCGAAGCTTGCCAAGAACGTCGCAGCCGAAGCCTCGAACTTCCTGATGGGCCGTACCTTCCTTGATATCGACATGGCGCGCGCCGCCGATCTTCTTGGCATGGACCGGCGCCAGGCGGAACAGTTTCGTGACCTGAAGCGCGGCAATTTTGTTGCGCTCGGCCCGGCGATGAGCCGCCGGCCGCAGAAGGTCACCATCGGCCCGGTTGAAACGTCGGCGCGATCATCGAGCCCGAAGCTGATGCCGCTGCCGGACAAGCCGGAGGATGTCGAGGACCTGATCTTCACACCGGATCCGGAGGATCTTGCGCGTCAGGCGACGGCGCCGCGCCGGGTCACGCCGCGGCCGCGGCCGACCGTCGAGATCATTGATCAGCTGTCGAAATCCTCCGAGACTTCAGAGGTTCACGAGCCGCGCGGTCCACGGGTCGCCGTGATGTCGGACGAGGAAAAGGCAGACTGGATAGCCATGACCCTGTCGGAAATCACCGGAAACCCGGATTCGGCTTTCCGTTCGGATTCAGAGCTTTATCAGGATTTCCTGATGCGTGGTCGGATGAAGCGGATTTCCGGCGCGCCGCTCTCCATGTCGGCCTTCAGGCGGCGACTCGCCATTGCCCGATCGGGCGCGGATGCAGCCATGGTGGAGAGCGAGGCCTGGCAGATGGCGCTGACGCTGCTCGACCATGTGACCGACGACCTGCAGGGCGTATTTTTGATGCTGGTGAAGGCGGCGCTAGCCGGTGAGCCTTGCCCTTCCGATCCGATGATCGCGCGGGCCTATGGCACCCATTCCACCCGCCGCGCCCGTCGCTTTCTCGACTGGTTCGAGGAGCAGGGCCTTGTTGTGCTCCACACCGAACCCGGCGGCAAGCGCATCGTCGCCTTCCCGGATCTCGACCGCCAGACCGAAGGCGGCGATCCGGACGCGCCGGTAGAGACCGTCGAACGTCGGGATGCGGCCGAGTAG
- a CDS encoding ribbon-helix-helix domain-containing protein produces the protein MIRKHSVSLHGHRTSFSLEDPFFLELKAIAETRDITLAAMLREIDDTRDADVNLSSAIRLFVLADLKAKLASQDR, from the coding sequence GTGATTCGCAAGCACTCCGTCAGTCTCCACGGCCATCGCACCAGCTTCTCGCTTGAAGATCCCTTTTTCCTAGAACTGAAAGCCATAGCCGAGACGCGCGACATCACGCTGGCGGCGATGTTGCGCGAGATCGACGATACGCGGGATGCCGACGTCAATCTGTCGTCGGCAATTCGGCTGTTCGTGCTGGCCGATCTGAAGGCGAAGCTCGCTTCTCAGGATCGATAG
- a CDS encoding DUF4169 family protein, which yields MAAELINLRRARKQRERQQAADKAAENRALHGKTKSEKERETIERGKVERLFEQGRRERDEQ from the coding sequence ATGGCGGCCGAACTCATCAATTTGCGCCGAGCGCGCAAACAGAGGGAACGGCAGCAGGCGGCTGACAAGGCCGCCGAGAACAGAGCGCTTCACGGCAAGACGAAGTCCGAAAAAGAACGCGAGACCATCGAACGCGGCAAGGTCGAACGACTGTTCGAACAGGGGCGACGCGAGCGCGACGAGCAGTGA
- a CDS encoding SspB family protein: protein MAQDHIRYDILAQDALRGMIRKVLAEVAATGHLPGDHHFFITFLTGAPGVRISQALKEKYAQQMTIVIQHQFWDLKVADSLFEIGLSFSDVPERLVIPFNAIVGFYDPSVNFELEFDVANLELEEERPVEPTVDDDDDGPGGDDGASVVSLDAFRKKH from the coding sequence ATGGCGCAAGACCATATTCGCTACGACATCCTGGCGCAGGACGCACTTCGCGGCATGATCCGCAAGGTGCTGGCCGAGGTTGCCGCAACGGGTCATCTTCCCGGTGACCACCACTTCTTCATCACCTTCCTGACCGGCGCGCCTGGCGTGCGGATCTCGCAGGCGCTGAAGGAAAAATACGCCCAGCAGATGACCATCGTCATCCAGCACCAGTTCTGGGACCTGAAGGTGGCCGACAGCCTGTTCGAGATCGGCCTCTCCTTCTCAGATGTGCCGGAACGACTGGTGATTCCGTTCAATGCCATTGTCGGCTTCTACGACCCTTCGGTGAATTTCGAGCTCGAATTCGACGTTGCCAACCTCGAGCTCGAGGAAGAGCGCCCTGTCGAGCCCACCGTCGATGATGATGACGACGGCCCTGGCGGCGATGACGGCGCATCGGTCGTCTCGCTCGATGCTTTCCGCAAGAAGCACTGA